The DNA segment AGGGAATTATCAGCAGGCAATGCGACTGTTTTCATTACCGGTACATCGGCTTATGATACGCCTGCCGGATGGGTTACAGGCGATTTACTTAAACGATTTCATATCGGTGACCGTTTATATGACGACAATCGGACCAGTGACCAGAATGATCCGGTTAAGGGAGGGTTAGGACCGTTGTATGTCGGTTATTCCTGCGGGAGTTGTCACAGGAACGCCGGACGGACATATTCCACCATTGATTCTGAAGGGGGATCAGGGAAAAACTTTTCTTCGATACTCATTTATATCACCCGTAAAAACGGAGGGTTTTTCCGTCAGTATGGCCGTGTCCTGCACGATCAGGCTATATATGGAGCGGAAGCTGAAGGAAAACTACATGTGACTTATGAAGAAACGAAACATCAATTCCATGACGGCGAAGAGTATACCTTAAGGAAACCCAGTTACTATATCACTGAATGGTATGCAGACAGTATTTCTCCGGATGACCTGATCATTGATGTCAGGATCCCTCTACGGCATGTCGGCATGGGACAGATCATGTCCCTGGACCTTGATCAATTACAGGAGTTGGAGCGCCGCAGCAATTATCCGGAATATGGAATATCCGGCAAATTAAACAGGATAGAAGACAGGCATGTATCACAGATCGGTGTCGGCGGAAATAAAGCAAACCATTCCGATCTGACAGTGGAGCTGGGTTTTTCCAGTGACCTTGGAGTGACCAATGATCGTTATCCTCTGGAAATAGGTGAAGGGCAATCGCAAATGCTCGGATTTACCCATTATGGAATTCAAATATCGACCCGTGATATGGAAGATGTTGATTTATACATGTATACTCTAGGTGTTCCTGCCAGAAGAAATGTGAATGACCCGACAGTGAAGAGGGGAGAAGAGAACTTTTACCAGGCGAAATGCCATTTGTGTCATACCCCTACCTTGCATACAAGGCAGGATGCCCCGGTTTTGATCAATGGGACAAGGATTCCCTGGTTGTGCCGTCAGACCATCCACCCTTACAGCGATTTTCTTCTGCATGATATGGGTCCGGAAATGGACAGTGAATATAAAGCAGGACTGGCTATGGGGTGTGAATGGAGAACGACTCCTTTGTGGGGCATAGGATTACAGCAGGTGGTGAACGGGCACACGCAGTTTTTACATGACGGGCGGGCACGTAATTTTATTGAAGCCATAATGTGGCATGGCGGTGAAGGTGCTGTTTCCCGTGAATTATTCGCACGTATGTCCAAAGAAGACAGGGATGCTCTGGTAACTTTTTTAATATCCCTGTAACAATAAAAATGGGGTGATCTGAAAAATATAAATAATTAAGCACTCAGTGCTTAACATTAATTGTTTTATATTAATTATAATCATATGAAATTGAAATGTTTATGGTTTTTTTTGTCTTTTTTGCCACTTGGCTTAATGGCCCAGCAAGAAGAAGACGACAAGTATATCGAGAGCGACGTGGTTCCTATGGCAGGGAAAAAAGGTTTTAGCGTGCAGAGCCGTGCAGGCGATTTTTTATTTAAACCTTATACCCTTATTCAGACCTCGGCAAAATTCAATTATTATGATGATGAAGGTATTGAACTGGCCGATCAGGATAATATTGCCAACAGCGGGTTTGAAATACCATACGCCATCATAGGCTTATCCGGTCGGGCATTCAACAAACTGACCTTTAACCTGACGGTCAATGCCGCTAAATCAGGTGCTGCACTTTTGCAGCAGGCTTGGTTTGATGTGAACCTGAAAGATGAACTGAGATTTCGCGTCGGGAAGTTTAAAACTCCTTATAACCAGGCTTATCTGGTTACATTGGGAGAAACTCTTTTCCCCGTACTTCCTACCTCATTGACCACTGCTGTTAACATTCCCCATTCATTAAACTCTGTTCCTCCTGCGTTTGCCACAGGATTTGATCTTGGAGTGATGGTACATGGTATGTGGAAAGGAAAATGGGAATATAACCTTGGTGTCTTTAACGGAACAGGGATCAATGTCAATACTGCGCAGAAAACCATTAGTGACGATCTTGGTATACCATCCCTGTTATATGCAGGCCGGATCGCTTTTATGCCTAAAGGGGCTATGCCTTCT comes from the Bacteroidales bacterium genome and includes:
- a CDS encoding thiol oxidoreductase, which produces MLFSCTKDQEIILRPNGTVASDRELSAGNATVFITGTSAYDTPAGWVTGDLLKRFHIGDRLYDDNRTSDQNDPVKGGLGPLYVGYSCGSCHRNAGRTYSTIDSEGGSGKNFSSILIYITRKNGGFFRQYGRVLHDQAIYGAEAEGKLHVTYEETKHQFHDGEEYTLRKPSYYITEWYADSISPDDLIIDVRIPLRHVGMGQIMSLDLDQLQELERRSNYPEYGISGKLNRIEDRHVSQIGVGGNKANHSDLTVELGFSSDLGVTNDRYPLEIGEGQSQMLGFTHYGIQISTRDMEDVDLYMYTLGVPARRNVNDPTVKRGEENFYQAKCHLCHTPTLHTRQDAPVLINGTRIPWLCRQTIHPYSDFLLHDMGPEMDSEYKAGLAMGCEWRTTPLWGIGLQQVVNGHTQFLHDGRARNFIEAIMWHGGEGAVSRELFARMSKEDRDALVTFLISL
- a CDS encoding OprO/OprP family phosphate-selective porin encodes the protein MKLKCLWFFLSFLPLGLMAQQEEDDKYIESDVVPMAGKKGFSVQSRAGDFLFKPYTLIQTSAKFNYYDDEGIELADQDNIANSGFEIPYAIIGLSGRAFNKLTFNLTVNAAKSGAALLQQAWFDVNLKDELRFRVGKFKTPYNQAYLVTLGETLFPVLPTSLTTAVNIPHSLNSVPPAFATGFDLGVMVHGMWKGKWEYNLGVFNGTGINVNTAQKTISDDLGIPSLLYAGRIAFMPKGAMPSHQGRTDDLENNRILFAISTSYNVEAEWESCDDIRVGFEFAWLYHRWYFSAEAYYMNMKFTKLQKSSHTYNFLGGYVQGGYFLTKKIQAALRYDFYDRNSLEEDGLLNMPSVGLNYYLFGYNLKLQAMYQYVGRWGHANQLQRDNDDLGLAQHAATMMLQFSF